A part of Drosophila ananassae strain 14024-0371.13 chromosome 2R, ASM1763931v2, whole genome shotgun sequence genomic DNA contains:
- the LOC6507019 gene encoding roquin-1, with translation MPIQAPSWTDFLNCPICCNEFAASQRCPVSLGCGHTICKLCLTTLYNRQCPFDQTVIVSDIDNLPVNHALLQLVKDSELVEVGPPPPSVQSLDIEQLKCYQLGQRCIEELALHLKSFQSLNGNGNLLTRPMQRKLVTLVNCQLMEEEGRVRALRAARSLGERTVTELILQHQNPQQLSSNLWAAVRTRGCQFLGPAMQEEVLKLVLLALEEGSALSRKVLVMFVVQRLEPQFPQASKTSIGHVVQLLYRASCFKVSKREADSSLMQLKEEFRTYDALRREHDAQIVQIATEAGLRIAPEQWSSLLYGDVMHKSHMQSIIDKLQTPSSFAQSVQELVIALQRTSDPAKLASLHHHLKYLANIDPCAEVAPWPDLAEALDAVRHSVVGLVNFLQHHGVRKSQDGIGGGGNGGAANSNPKYKISLCRDLNVRRVCPRGASCTFAHSQEEVERYRARNRGKHMKTPLVLQGPPAMVGGAMKKTMGAEQEGQAGLGVPPPMLPMSPMHYMASPRSYIEPSLGLSPGGGIPPPGHPPLLHPSHHTPMNRLMVPGRYDPRFAGYGVGQPRNPSPREYQNNPGAPPPPPPQRNANPPNFSVNSSLHKGYMLPGGDSLFHLGPTHPWEHGYPHPHQQHPPQQQQQQQQPPQLPSSKPNPNPSRPLSILAATADTSFFEKKPPNSVNLDVDADVTDVDPLSRFRRSNINNSSNNNNNNSSSHNNNHNNNNNHGSSLLFWNNSSKESANFVRSDSILDDDATTFDMPTGSSMHSPYGPICPKSSTTNSWNNWFLGNDMKSNAELLSDKNSDLGYGGFKSDRNDNYNANKLQQPIWGRKPQLMSEDSFEGGIDSGMMLQLEKNLVDIVDPDDSGIKVD, from the exons ATGCCGATTCAGGCTCCCTCATGGACAGATTTTCTGAACTGTCCCATCTGCTGCAATGAATTTGCAGCCAGCCAGCGCTGCCCCGTCAGCCTCGGCTGCGGGCACACCATATGCAAGCTCTGTCTGACTACCCTCTACAACCGGCAGTGTCCCTTCGATCAG ACCGTGATTGTCAGCGACATCGACAATCTGCCCGTTAACCATGCCCTTCTACAGTTGGTCAAGGATTCGGAACTGGTGGAGGTGGGGCCTCCGCCGCCCAGTGTCCAAAGTTTGGACATTGAGCAACTCAAGTGCTACCAGCTGGGCCAGAGGTGCATAGAGGAGCTGGCTCTGCACCTTAAGTCCTTTCAGAGCTTGAACGGAAACGGCAATCTGCTGACACGTCCCATGCAACGGAAGCTAGTGACCTTGGTGAACTGCCAGCTGATGGAGGAGGAGGGAAGAGTTCGAGCACTCCGAGCAGCTCGGTCGCTGGGCGAAAGAACTGTCACTGAACTGATTCTGCAGCACCAAAATCCCCAGCAGCTGAGCTCCAATCTGTGGGCAGCTGTGCGAACAAGAGGATGTCAATTCTTGGGACCCGCCATGCAGGAGGAGGTGCTTAAGCTTGTTCTGCTGGCTTTGGAGGAAGGCTCCGCTCTGTCGCGAAAAGTTCTGGTGATGTTCGTCGTGCAGCGACTGGAGCCACAGTTTCCCCAGGCCTCCAAAACCAGCATTGGACATGTGGTGCAATTACTGTACCGGGCCAGTTGCTTCAAggtctccaaaagggaagcggACTCATCGCTGATGCAGCTCAAGGAGGAGTTTCGAACGTACGATGCTCTGCGGCGTGAACACGATGCCCAGATAGTTCAAATAGCGACCGAGGCGGGTCTAAGAATTGCTCCAGAACAATGGTCTTCCTTGCTGTACGGCGACGTAATGCACAAGAGCCACATGCAGAGTATAATTGACAAGCTGCAGACGCCCAGTTCCTTTGCACAATCGGTCCAGGAGCTAGTGATCGCGCTGCAGCGCACTAGTGATCCAGCCAAGCTGGCTAGCCTGCATCATCACCTCAAGTACCTGGCTAACATCGATCCCTGTGCAGAGGTGGCTCCCTGGCCGGATTTAGCTGAAGCCCTGGATGCAGTACGCCATTCGGTGGTTGGGCTCGTAAACTTCCTTCAGCACCACGGCGTACGAAAGTCCCAGGACGGTATCGGTGGTGGCGGAAACGGAGGAGCAGCCAACAGCAATCCCAAGTACAAGATAAGTCTGTGTAGAGACTTAAATGTGAGGCGGGTGTGTCCCAGGGGAGCCAGCTGCACCTTTGCCCATTCCCAGGAGGAAGTGGAGCGTTATCGAGCGAGAAATCGCGGTAAGCACATGAAGACACCACTGGTACTGCAAGGACCACCCGCCATGGTTGGCGGAGCGATGAAAAAAACGATGGGAGCGGAACAAGAAGGACAGGCGGGCTTGGGTGTTCCTCCGCCCATGTTGCCGATGTCGCCTATGCATTATATGGCGTCACCAAGAAGCTACATCGAACCGAGCCTTGGACTTTCACCAGGAGGCGGTATTCCACCACCCGGCCATCCACCACTACTTCATCCATCGCACCATACGCCGATGAACCGACTTATGGTACCCGGACGCTATGATCCGCGCTTCGCCGGCTACGGAGTGGGTCAACCAAGAAATCCGTCGCCCAGGGAATACCAAAATAATCCAGGAGCTccaccacctccaccaccCCAACGCAATGCCAACCCACCGAACTTCAGTGTGAATAGCAGCTTGCACAAGGGCTATATGTTGCCCGGCGGAGATTCTTTGTTCCATTTAGGCCCGACACATCCCTGGGAGCATGGctatccccatccccatcagCAGCATCctccacagcagcagcagcagcaacagcagccgccgCAGCTACCGTCCAGCAAGCCGAATCCGAATCCCAGCCGACCGTTGTCGATTTTAGCCGCAACAGCTGATACCTCATTTTTTGAAAAGAAACCGCCGAATAGTGTTAACTTGGATGTGGACGCGGATGTGACTGATGTTGATCCTTTGTCCCGCTTCCGGCGATCCAACATTAATAACAGTagtaacaataacaacaacaatagtagttcccacaacaacaaccacaacaataataataatcacgGCTCCTCACTGCTGTTTTGGAATAATTCGAGTAAGGAGTCTGCCAATTTTGTGCGATCTGATTCCATATTGGATGATGACGCTACCACATTCGACATGCCCACCGGCTCCTCTATGCACAGTCCCTATGGTCCCATTTGCCCGAAGAGCAGCACGACCAACAGCTGGAACAACTGGTTTCTGGGAAACGATATGAAGAGCAATGCCGAGTTGCTGAGCGACAAAAACAGCGATTTGGGATATGGGGGCTTCAAAAGCGACAGAAATGATAATTACAATGCCAACAAG ctgcagcagccaATATGGGGCAGGAAGCCGCAGTTGATGTCGGAGGACAGCTTCGAGGGTGGCATCGATAGCGGAATGATGCTGCAGTTGGAGAAGAACCTGGTGGACATCGTTGACCCGGATGATAGTGGCATTAAGGTGGACTAA
- the LOC6492993 gene encoding alcohol dehydrogenase 1 translates to MDLAGKNVVYLGGFGGIGQKCVQELLQRKLKTLAIFDLTENGDILASWKSENPDTDVFYQKVDITQKSDIEAAYKATTERCGHIDVVVNGSGLMNDRLVELTIQINLLGVINSTLTALEYMDKSKGGKGGLIVNISSVAGLQPTPLMAIYSAAKTGVTTFTRGMSNPIYYAHTGVGFVTICPGFTDTGLLEDIDNKTTFTYHTPMLEMFKKVKRQTAEVCARNLVKAIEQAKNGSVLMLELGETQEIDIPPHWTPKLDI, encoded by the exons ATGGATTTGGCCGGCAAAAATGTAGTTTACCTTGGCGGATTCGGAGGTATAGGCCAGAAATGTGTACAAGAGCTGCTCCAACGAAAGCTAAAG ACTTTGGCCATTTTCGACTTGACGGAAAATGGCGACATCTTGGCCAGTTGGAAATCGGAGAATCCCGATACGGATGtattttatcaaaaggtaGATATCACCCAAAAGTCAGATATTGAAGCGGCCTACAAGGCAACCACAGAGAGATGCGGGCACATCGATGTTGTGGTCAATGGCAGTGGACTTATGAACGATCGCCTGGTGGAGCTTACCATACAAATAAACCTG CTGGGTGTAATCAACAGCACATTAACTGCCCTGGAGTACATGGATAAATCGAAGGGCGGAAAAGGTGGACTCATTGTGAACATATCCTCGGTGGCCGGTCTCCAGCCAACGCCTTTGATGGCCATTTATTCGGCGGCCAAGACAGGTGTTACCACTTTTACTCGAGGCATGTCT AACCCCATTTACTACGCTCACACTGGCGTTGGTTTTGTGACAATCTGTCCTGGATTCACGGATACTGGCCTCCTGGAGGACATTGATAATAAAACCACCTTTACTTACCATACTCCCATGCTGGAGATGTTCAAGAAGGTAAAGCGTCAGACGGCCGAGGTATGTGCCCGAAACTTGGTCAAGGCCATAGAGCAGGCCAAAAATGGATCGGTTCTAATGCTGGAGCTGGGAGAGACCCAGGAAATAGACATACCTCCACACTGGACCCCCAAGCTAGATATTTAA
- the LOC6507020 gene encoding trichohyalin: MHSYTWTILAGLLALGSSAAGLGIQRQSNGYQEQDTARAFYSYGYRDDNAARAEYSSLDGTSRGFYSYVDANGKLQTVRYEANGAQGFKAEASNQPQAPVDDGKAPLPVTDTEEVQQARLAHLNALRDAREEALAASLREEADRRQQDQSRNNNQDQQSGEQNLTDEDAAILERVRAELAAMLAERQRLGDLSRNRDDQEERQEQRQELRKEQRQELRQEQRQDQRQSLRQDQRQEQRQDLRQDERQNLRQEQREDRRQDQREDRRQDLREDRRQDQLEDRRQEQREDRRQEQREDRQREDLRQNSRQNERQSQRLDQSRNQEARDDLTLNREDARQNDRQLSQASLTSDRTEDDLRLRTIYSLADLSSSSYLKLGDLTSAEKLLEDRLDNSDLRVPISAYYTLLSPNTKYSVTTPTELRTLRPVALSRSLLVNKRN, encoded by the coding sequence ATGCACAGCTACACTTGGACGATTCTGGCCGGTCTCTTGGCCCTAGGCAGCTCGGCAGCAGGATTGGGTATCCAGAGGCAGAGCAACGGCTACCAGGAGCAGGACACGGCCCGAGCATTCTACTCCTACGGCTATAGGGACGACAACGCCGCCAGGGCGGAGTACTCATCCCTGGACGGCACCTCCAGGGGCTTCTACTCCTACGTGGATGCAAATGGCAAGCTTCAGACCGTCCGCTACGAGGCTAACGGAGCTCAGGGTTTCAAGGCGGAAGCCAGCAACCAGCCCCAGGCTCCGGTGGACGACGGAAAGGCACCACTGCCAGTGACCGACACGGAGGAAGTGCAGCAGGCCCGTCTGGCTCATCTGAACGCTCTGCGAGATGCGAGGGAGGAGGCTCTGGCCGCTAGTTTGCGCGAGGAGGCCGACCGCAGGCAGCAGGATCAGAGTAGGAACAACAACCAGGACCAGCAGTCGGGCGAGCAGAACTTAACCGACGAGGATGCGGCAATCCTAGAGCGAGTGCGAGCCGAACTTGCAGCTATGTTGGCTGAACGTCAGCGTTTGGGGGATCTGTCCAGAAACAGGGATGATCAAGAAGAACGCCAGGAGCAAAGACAGGAGCTGAGAAAGGAGCAGAGACAGGAGCTGAGACAGGAGCAAAGACAAGACCAACGGCAGAGTCTGAgacaggatcagcgacaggAACAGAGACAAGATCTGCGACAGGATGAGCGACAGAATCTGAGACAGGAGCAGCGGGAAGACCGACGACAGGATCAGCGGGAAGACCGACGACAGGATCTGCGGGAAGATCGACGACAGGATCAACTTGAAGATCGACGACAGGAGCAGCGGGAAGATCGCCGACAGGAACAGAGGGAAGATCGCCAGAGGGAAGATCTGAGGCAGAACAGCCGCCAAAATGAGCGCCAAAGCCAGCGACTTGATCAGTCCCGAAACCAAGAAGCCCGAGATGATTTGACCCTTAACCGGGAGGATGCACGTCAGAACGATCGTCAGCTCTCTCAAGCCTCCCTTACCTCCGATCGCACCGAGGACGATCTCCGCCTGCGCACCATCTACTCCCTGGCCGATCTCAGCTCAAGCAGCTACCTGAAACTGGGTGACCTGACCAGTGCCGAGAAGTTGCTGGAAGATCGTCTGGACAACAGTGATCTTCGTGTGCCCATCAGCGCCTACTACACTCTGCTCTCGCCCAACACCAAGTACAGTGTTACCACTCCCACGGAGCTGAGAACCCTGCGTCCGGTGGCTCTCAGTCGCAGTTTGTTGGTCAACAAACGCAACTGA
- the LOC6492992 gene encoding cuticle protein 6: MQHLNLGLILTSIVLAAGSPILEYGAPPSGDTIGQYHTQDEHGQYAYGYMAPLYSKHETRTLDGVVHGTFSYLDAHGETQTVDYVADANGFRVTSKLPNQEANKETPEVAALRAEHLEAHKQAKLRLAGGSSFAPEPVQDTPEVAAAKVAFFKRFEAEKLRNQLLGEKIQVLAAPPAPSPLAVRSQPIYVYQPASGYVYNIHSKSSAQAPSRNYLPVL; encoded by the coding sequence ATGCAGCACCTTAATCTTGGCCTGATTTTAACCAGCATCGTCTTGGCTGCCGGATCACCGATTTTGGAGTACGGAGCACCACCGAGCGGGGATACCATCGGTCAGTACCACACCCAGGATGAGCATGGCCAGTATGCCTACGGGTATATGGCTCCGTTGTACTCCAAGCACGAGACTCGCACTCTGGATGGTGTGGTCCATGGAACCTTCTCCTATTTGGATGCCCATGGTGAAACCCAGACGGTAGACTATGTGGCCGATGCCAATGGTTTCCGTGTAACCTCCAAGCTGCCCAACCAGGAGGCCAACAAGGAAACTCCGGAGGTAGCTGCCCTCAGGGCCGAACATCTGGAGGCTCATAAGCAGGCCAAGTTGAGGTTGGCCGGTGGCTCCTCCTTCGCTCCTGAACCCGTCCAGGACACACCCGAAGTTGCCGCCGCCAAGGTTGCCTTCTTCAAGCGCTTCGAAGCCGAGAAGCTGCGAAACCAACTACTTGGGGAGAAGATCCAGGTGCtggcagctcctccagctccaTCACCGCTTGCCGTTCGCTCCCAGCCGATTTATGTTTATCAACCAGCCAGTGGATATGTCTACAACATCCATTCCAAGAGTTCTGCTCAGGCTCCCTCAAGGAACTATCTACCAGTCCTttaa
- the LOC6492991 gene encoding cuticle protein 16.8, whose product MKYPLLLLGSLSLAHGLALYATTYPLVYTAQGSAVFTPTQRQYFAQDQAGQYAYGYSEPLSSKQETRTLDGTTIGSYRYRDALGKLQTVQYVADGNGFHVAATNLPKAVVPQEQADISPRSSSTPVEHHSDVSSGRSVSHTVVHPVEHPVVVSHPVVAHPVVQHPVDVSHHSTVVKGGRSAQPEQPYLAENHKNSVEEALIHKTENAERRRQDEVDTKTVARSHHVVVPAHVYGYPVPRYYAPGVYF is encoded by the coding sequence ATGAAGTACCCACTCCTTTTGTTGGGCAGCCTAAGCTTGGCCCACGGTTTGGCTCTTTACGCCACCACATATCCTTTAGTCTACACCGCTCAAGGATCCGCCGTTTTTACGCCCACCCAGCGGCAGTACTTCGCCCAAGATCAGGCCGGGCAGTACGCCTATGGGTATTCGGAACCGTTGTCCAGTAAGCAGGAGACCCGCACCCTAGATGGCACCACCATCGGCTCCTACAGGTATCGCGATGCGTTGGGTAAACTCCAAACCGTCCAGTACGTGGCAGATGGAAATGGCTTCCATGTGGCGGCCACCAACTTGCCAAAGGCTGTGGTTCCTCAGGAACAGGCAGACATCTCTCCGAGAAGTTCCTCCACTCCAGTAGAGCATCACTCCGATGTCAGCTCTGGCCGAAGTGTCTCCCATACCGTTGTGCATCCTGTGGAACATCCTGTGGTGGTCTCACATCCCGTTGTTGCCCATCCAGTTGTCCAGCATCCTGTGGATGTCTCCCATCACTCGACTGTGGTGAAGGGTGGCAGGAGTGCCCAGCCCGAGCAGCCCTATCTGGCAGAGAACCACAAAAATTCCGTTGAAGAAGCTTTGATCCACAAGACCGAAAATGCAGAGAGGAGGCGCCAGGATGAAGTGGATACAAAAACTGTGGCCCGCAGCCACCATGTAGTCGTACCAGCCCACGTCTACGGCTACCCGGTTCCACGTTATTATGCTCCAGGAGTCTATTTTTGA
- the LOC6507021 gene encoding tubulin polymerization-promoting protein homolog isoform X1, producing MLVSVVAHRASMSDAANGSPSPAPEAPAAELAQLALEDEAAPKVSFADQFKAFSKFGDTKSDGKLITLSQSDKWMKQAKVIDKKITTTDTGIHFKKFKAMKISLADYNKFLDDLAKTKKVELAEIKQKLAGCGAPGVVSVSAGKAAAAVDRLTDTSKYTGSHKERFDATGKGKGIAGRRNLVDDSGYVSGYQHKDTYDAAK from the exons ATGCTGGTCAGCGTTGTGGCCCACAG AGCCAGTATGTCCGACGCAGCAAATGGAAGTCCATCGCCCGCCCCTGAGGCTCCGGCAGCGGAATTGGCCCAACTGGCCCTGGAGGATGAGGCAGCGCCCAAGGTCAGCTTCGCGGATCAGTTCAAGGCCTTCTCAAAGTTCGGAGACACCAAGTCCGATGGCAAGCTGATCACGCTCTCCCAGAGCGACAAGTGGATGAAACAGGCCAAAGTGATCGACAAGAAGATCACCACCACGGATACGGGAATCCATTTCAAGAAGTTCAAGGCCATGAAGATTTCGCTGGCGGACTATAACAAATTCCTGGACGACTTGGCCAAGACGAAAAAGGTTGAGCTGGCGGAGATCAAGCAGAAGTTGGCGGGCTGTGGAGCTCCGGGAgttgtttctgtttcg gcTGGCAAGGCAGCTGCTGCAGTGGATCGGTTAACGGACACCAGCAAGTACACCGGATCCCATAAGGAGCGCTTTGATGCCACCGGCAAGGGCAAGGGTATTGCCGGCCGTCGGAACCTGGTCGATGACTCCGGCTATGTGAGTGGCTACCAACATAAGGACACCTACGACGCCGCCAAATAA
- the LOC6507021 gene encoding tubulin polymerization-promoting protein homolog isoform X2: MSDAANGSPSPAPEAPAAELAQLALEDEAAPKVSFADQFKAFSKFGDTKSDGKLITLSQSDKWMKQAKVIDKKITTTDTGIHFKKFKAMKISLADYNKFLDDLAKTKKVELAEIKQKLAGCGAPGVVSVSAGKAAAAVDRLTDTSKYTGSHKERFDATGKGKGIAGRRNLVDDSGYVSGYQHKDTYDAAK, translated from the exons ATGTCCGACGCAGCAAATGGAAGTCCATCGCCCGCCCCTGAGGCTCCGGCAGCGGAATTGGCCCAACTGGCCCTGGAGGATGAGGCAGCGCCCAAGGTCAGCTTCGCGGATCAGTTCAAGGCCTTCTCAAAGTTCGGAGACACCAAGTCCGATGGCAAGCTGATCACGCTCTCCCAGAGCGACAAGTGGATGAAACAGGCCAAAGTGATCGACAAGAAGATCACCACCACGGATACGGGAATCCATTTCAAGAAGTTCAAGGCCATGAAGATTTCGCTGGCGGACTATAACAAATTCCTGGACGACTTGGCCAAGACGAAAAAGGTTGAGCTGGCGGAGATCAAGCAGAAGTTGGCGGGCTGTGGAGCTCCGGGAgttgtttctgtttcg gcTGGCAAGGCAGCTGCTGCAGTGGATCGGTTAACGGACACCAGCAAGTACACCGGATCCCATAAGGAGCGCTTTGATGCCACCGGCAAGGGCAAGGGTATTGCCGGCCGTCGGAACCTGGTCGATGACTCCGGCTATGTGAGTGGCTACCAACATAAGGACACCTACGACGCCGCCAAATAA
- the LOC6507022 gene encoding fat body protein 2 isoform X1 — MAFRGKNAVVTGGAGGIGLQVSKQLLSAGAAKVAIIDLQDNLEEFVKLRAAHPTQSVMIVKMDVANKKGVEATYEEIAKTFGSIDIVVNVAGIFNDKDVQRTLLVNLGGIINSTLSALPYMGKDHGGKGGIIVNMSSVVGLDPMFIIPVYGATKAGIINFTRCLANEKYYQRSGIKFVTVCPGATMTDMFTNFTEKIIFPETSDETYRILDRLNKQSAADVSRCILNVLEKDKNGAVYVIEGKRVFPLDLKPQWTGKEQAL, encoded by the exons ATGGCTTTTCGTGGCAAGAATGCAGTAGTTACCGGCGGAGCTGGAGGCATCGGTCTCCAGGTGTCCAAGCAACTTCTATCCGCCGGAGCAGCG AAGGTGGCCATCATCGATCTGCAGGATAACCTGGAGGAGTTTGTTAAACTGCGGGCGGCTCATCCCACGCAGAGCGTGATGATTGTCAAGATGGACGTGGCCAACAAGAAGGGTGTGGAAGCCACCTACGAAGAGATAGCCAAGACCTTCGGAAGTATTGATATTGTGGTGAATGTGGCTGGCATTTTCAACGACAAGGATGTCCAGCGTACTCTGCTGGTCAATCTAGGAGGAATCATCAATTCCACCTTGAGTGCCTTGCCTTACATGGGCAAGGACCACGGCGGCAAGGGAGGAATCATAGTCAACATGAGTTCAGTCGTGGGACTGGACCCGATGTTCATCATTCCGGTTTATGGGGCCACCAAGGCGGGTATCATCAACTTTACTCGATGCCTGGCG aATGAAAAGTATTATCAGCGTTCAGGAATTAAGTTTGTGACCGTTTGTCCTGGCGCTACGATGACGGATATGTTCACTAATTTCACGGAAAAGATAATCTTCCCGGAAACCAGCGATGAGACTTATAGGATCTTGGACAGGCTGAACAAGCAGAGTGCCGCTGACGTGTCTCGCTGCATTCTCAATGTCCTGGAAAAGGACAAAAATGGAGCTGTGTATGTTATCGAGGGCAAGCGCGTCTTCCCCCTGGACCTCAAACCCCAGTGGACTGGTAAAGAGCAGGCCCTCTAA
- the LOC6507022 gene encoding fat body protein 2 isoform X2, with the protein MAFRGKNAVVTGGAGGIGLQVSKQLLSAGAAVAIIDLQDNLEEFVKLRAAHPTQSVMIVKMDVANKKGVEATYEEIAKTFGSIDIVVNVAGIFNDKDVQRTLLVNLGGIINSTLSALPYMGKDHGGKGGIIVNMSSVVGLDPMFIIPVYGATKAGIINFTRCLANEKYYQRSGIKFVTVCPGATMTDMFTNFTEKIIFPETSDETYRILDRLNKQSAADVSRCILNVLEKDKNGAVYVIEGKRVFPLDLKPQWTGKEQAL; encoded by the exons ATGGCTTTTCGTGGCAAGAATGCAGTAGTTACCGGCGGAGCTGGAGGCATCGGTCTCCAGGTGTCCAAGCAACTTCTATCCGCCGGAGCAGCG GTGGCCATCATCGATCTGCAGGATAACCTGGAGGAGTTTGTTAAACTGCGGGCGGCTCATCCCACGCAGAGCGTGATGATTGTCAAGATGGACGTGGCCAACAAGAAGGGTGTGGAAGCCACCTACGAAGAGATAGCCAAGACCTTCGGAAGTATTGATATTGTGGTGAATGTGGCTGGCATTTTCAACGACAAGGATGTCCAGCGTACTCTGCTGGTCAATCTAGGAGGAATCATCAATTCCACCTTGAGTGCCTTGCCTTACATGGGCAAGGACCACGGCGGCAAGGGAGGAATCATAGTCAACATGAGTTCAGTCGTGGGACTGGACCCGATGTTCATCATTCCGGTTTATGGGGCCACCAAGGCGGGTATCATCAACTTTACTCGATGCCTGGCG aATGAAAAGTATTATCAGCGTTCAGGAATTAAGTTTGTGACCGTTTGTCCTGGCGCTACGATGACGGATATGTTCACTAATTTCACGGAAAAGATAATCTTCCCGGAAACCAGCGATGAGACTTATAGGATCTTGGACAGGCTGAACAAGCAGAGTGCCGCTGACGTGTCTCGCTGCATTCTCAATGTCCTGGAAAAGGACAAAAATGGAGCTGTGTATGTTATCGAGGGCAAGCGCGTCTTCCCCCTGGACCTCAAACCCCAGTGGACTGGTAAAGAGCAGGCCCTCTAA
- the LOC6492990 gene encoding probable tRNA N6-adenosine threonylcarbamoyltransferase isoform X1 produces the protein MVCALGIEGSANKIGIGIIKDGEVLANVRRTYITPPGEGFLPKETAKHHREAILGLVQSSLKEAKLQPADLDVICYTKGPGMAPPLLVGAIVARTLSLLWAKPLLGVNHCIGHIEMGRLITGAQNPIVLYVSGGNTQVIAYSNQRYRIFGETIDIAVGNCLDRFARIIKLSNDPSPGYNIEQLAKKSNRYIKLPYVVKGMDVSFSGILSYIEDLAEPGKRQNKRKRQQEEEVTDYSQADLCYSLQETIFAMLVEITERAMAHCGSNEVLIVGGVGCNERLQEMMRIMCEERGGKLFATDERYCIDNGLMIAHAGAEMFRSGTRMPLEEAFVTQRFRTDEVLVSWRQD, from the exons ATGGTCTGTGCTTTGGGAATTGAAGGCAGTGCCAATAAAATTGGCATTGGCATAATAAAGGATGGCGAGGTTTTGGCCAATGTGAGAAGAACCTACATCACACCACCTGGAGAAG GTTTTCTGCCAAAAGAAACGGCTAAACACCATCGAGAGGCAATTTTGGGACTAGTTCAGTCAAGTTTAAAAGAAGCCAAGCTTCAACCCGCGGATTTAGATGTAATATGCTACACCAAGGGCCCAGGGATGGCGCCACCACTGCTAGTAGGAGCCATTGTGGCTCGCACCTTGTCCCTCCTTTGGGCGAAGCCACTCTTAGGCGTTAATCACTGCATCGGCCACATCGAGATGGGTCGCCTTATCACCGGTGCCCAGAACCCCATTGTCCTGTACGTGAGTGGCGGCAACACTCAGGTTATAGCGTACTCCAATCAAAGATATCGCATCTTTGGCGAGACCATCGACATTGCCGTGGGCAATTGTCTGGATCGTTTTGCACGCATCATTAAGCTCTCGAACGATCCCAGTCCCGGCTACAATATAGAACAGCTGGCCAAGAAGAGCAATCGGTACATAAAGCTGCCCTACGTGGTCAAAGGTATGGATGTGAGCTTCTCCGGGATCCTTTCTTACATAGAAGATCTTGCTGAGCCGGGCAAAAGgcaaaataagagaaaaaggCAGCAGGAAGAGGAAGTTACAGACTATAGCCAAGCCGATTTATGTTATTCGCTTCAAGAAACCATTTTCGCCATGCTGGTGGAGATTACAGAGCGAGCTATGGCCCATTGTGGATCCAATGAG GTTCTTATTGTGGGCGGTGTTGGCTGCAATGAACGATTGCAGGAGATGATGCGTATTATGTGCGAGGAGAGGGGAGGAAAACTGTTTGCCACGGATGAACGTTACTGCATCGACAATGGCCTTATGATTGCTCATGCCGGAGCTGAAATGTTCCGATCTGGAACGAGGATGCCGTTAGAAGAAGCCTTTGTCACACAGCGGTTTAGGACGGATGAAGTTCTGGTCAGCTGGCGTCAGGATTAA
- the LOC6492990 gene encoding probable tRNA N6-adenosine threonylcarbamoyltransferase isoform X2, producing the protein MVCALGIEGSANKIGIGIIKDGEVLANVRRTYITPPGEGFLPKETAKHHREAILGLVQSSLKEAKLQPADLDVICYTKGPGMAPPLLVGAIVARTLSLLWAKPLLGVNHCIGHIEMGRLITGAQNPIVLYVSGGNTQVIAYSNQRYRIFGETIDIAVGNCLDRFARIIKLSNDPSPGYNIEQLAKKSNRYIKLPYVVKGSYCGRCWLQ; encoded by the exons ATGGTCTGTGCTTTGGGAATTGAAGGCAGTGCCAATAAAATTGGCATTGGCATAATAAAGGATGGCGAGGTTTTGGCCAATGTGAGAAGAACCTACATCACACCACCTGGAGAAG GTTTTCTGCCAAAAGAAACGGCTAAACACCATCGAGAGGCAATTTTGGGACTAGTTCAGTCAAGTTTAAAAGAAGCCAAGCTTCAACCCGCGGATTTAGATGTAATATGCTACACCAAGGGCCCAGGGATGGCGCCACCACTGCTAGTAGGAGCCATTGTGGCTCGCACCTTGTCCCTCCTTTGGGCGAAGCCACTCTTAGGCGTTAATCACTGCATCGGCCACATCGAGATGGGTCGCCTTATCACCGGTGCCCAGAACCCCATTGTCCTGTACGTGAGTGGCGGCAACACTCAGGTTATAGCGTACTCCAATCAAAGATATCGCATCTTTGGCGAGACCATCGACATTGCCGTGGGCAATTGTCTGGATCGTTTTGCACGCATCATTAAGCTCTCGAACGATCCCAGTCCCGGCTACAATATAGAACAGCTGGCCAAGAAGAGCAATCGGTACATAAAGCTGCCCTACGTGGTCAAAG GTTCTTATTGTGGGCGGTGTTGGCTGCAATGA